Proteins from one Rhizoctonia solani chromosome 5, complete sequence genomic window:
- a CDS encoding ribosomal L5P family C-terminus, with protein sequence MSQTRTQLSLAGARCKSTVVPPVDIRLGDTHTPRCQAHFENTLADDLLYLTYNHNSTIHPPTPAVPPRWDMTNPYARNRPPPSPRGNRPLQSSGLPTTADNLPRLEKIILHTMIKDAITNKSHLLGPMMALRAISGQTNRGGGQRAHQGVKICYSRAASAAFRLRPGVPISLQVELHGPQMYEFINTLVEFVLPRMREFRGVSMPPASAAKSSPSAMAGVVAFGLPKEAFALFPQLEVNLDSYPRMCGMHVHFITNLRGRDAQQRARALVSGFQIPFVRA encoded by the coding sequence ATGTCTCAGACGCGCACCCAATTATCTTTGGCTGGTGCACGATGCAAAAGCACAGTCGTTCCTCCGGTTGACATCCGACTGGGAGATACCCACACACCTCGATGCCAAGCGCATTTCGAAAACACACTGGCAGACGACTTGCTCTACCTCACATACAACCACAACTCGACGATTCACCCACCTACGCCAGCTGTGCCTCCACGATGGGACATGACTAATCCGTACGCCAGGAACCGTCCTCCGCCCTCGCCGCGCGGTAACCGACCGCTCCAGTCGTCAGGTCTACCCACGACCGCGGACAATTTGCCCCGTCTCGAAAAGATAATCCTACACACAATGATCAAAGATGCCATCACGAATAAATCTCACCTACTCGGACCTATGATGGCTCTCCGCGCTATATCTGGCCAGACCAACAGGGGCGGAGGCCAGCGCGCCCATCAGGGTGTCAAAATCTGCTACTCGCGCGCCGCATCTGCCGCGTTCCGACTCCGCCCGGGCGTACCCATCTCACTCCAAGTCGAACTGCACGGTCCCCAAATGTACGAGTTTATCAACACTCTTGTCGAATTTGTCCTCCCGCGGATGAGAGAGTTTCGAGGTGTGAGCATGCCCCCTGCGAGTGCGGCCAAGTCGAGCCCGAGTGCGATGGCGGGTGTGGTTGCGTTTGGTCTCCCCAAGGAGGCGTTTGCGCTTTTCCCGCAGCTGGAGGTGAATTTGGATTCGTATCCGAGGATGTGTGGGATGCATGTGCATTTTATAACTAATCTCAGAGGGAGGGATGCACAGCAGCGTGCGAGAGCTTTGGTTTCTGGGTTTCAGATTCCATTTGTGAGGGCGTAA
- a CDS encoding glucosyltransferase, protein MSHWELRPKNTQTYVECLYEWSDAVKASLNWRTFVTEGSTQIWHAIPIINDMPMFDYAGKAGSIDDAKNVAAKLLSDKHALN, encoded by the exons ATGTCTCACTGGGAGCTCAGGCCTAAGAATACTCAAACGTATGTCGAATGTCTTTACGAATGGAGCGACGCGGTCAAGGCTAGCCTCAACTGGCGCACCTTCGTCACCGAGGGCAGTACTCAAATCTGGCACGCAATTCCAATCA TCAACGATATGCCGATGTTTGACTACGCTGGTAAGGCAGGGTCTATCGACGATGCGAAGAATGTAGCCGCCAAATTACTGAGTGACAAGCATGCTTTG AACTAG